Genomic DNA from Sandaracinaceae bacterium:
TGCCACCCGGGCAATCGGCATCATCGCCGCACTCGGATGCGCAGAACGCTGCGCTCGTAGACTCGCCAAAGCACGCGGAGTCAGGGCCGCAGCCCCCCTGGCTCGAGCAACGCTCCCGCGATTCGCACGCGACAGCGAGACAGAGAATCGCAAGTCCTAAACAAGAGTACTTCATCGCGTCGAACCTACATGATCGGAGCGAGAATGAGAACAGACTCGACATACGCGTGCAATGCGCATGGCGGACGCCCCGTTCGACGAGTGAATGGGCGCCCCGTTCGTTCCGGCCGTCTCCCTGCCCTCGCGGGCGCTCGAGCAGCGGGGACGCTCATCGTCTCATCGTCATTGCGGCAACCGCTCGAAATCGCTTCTCATTGACGAATGACGATATGACGAAGAGCGTCCCCGCATTTTCCCCGCCGCCAGCCCGGCCGATGACGTCTCCGCGGAGACGCTTCAGCGGGTGCGCCAGGGCTCCTGAGCTCCGCCCGCAGAGCTCGACGAATGATGGGATCGTCCCTGTCGTTCCGGCGCCGCGCCGCCGACCGCGTCTCCGCGGAGACGCTCCGGGGTGGTGCGCCGGGGCTCCGGAGTCTTGCCCCCCGCGGAGTTTGACGAATGAATAGGATCGTCCCCGTCGTTCCGGTGGACGATCCACCCCATCAACCCGAGCTCACCTCACCGCGCCAGCGGTCCAGCTGCTCGCGACCGACGCCCGCCAGGTGTCCGTACGCCCAGGCGCCGTCGGGACGTCGGACGAACCCCGCGTACCAGGCCTCCTGCTCCTCATCCCGGAGGGTCACGACCATCATCGACGCGCGGCCGTTCACGCGGCTGCCCCCGCTGACCCACACGAACGCGGCGTCTCCTGAGCGCGCGCGCAGGGGCCGATCCAGGTTCGCCTGGCTCCACATCTCGCGATGCAGCAGCCGCGCGTCCGCGACCGGCACGTACCGCCCGTCGTTCAGCGCGAACCGTCGCTCCGACTCCACCCGCTTCGGCACGAACGGCGGGATCACCAGCGCCTTCTTCTTCGTCACGTCTCGGTGAACGGACACGAGCCCCAGATACGTGTTCCCCGCGAATCCCAGCCAGCGAGGCCCGAACCAGTTGTCGACCTCGACCACGAACAGATCCTCGGGCCGCATCGCGCTGACGATCCCGTCGACCAGCGCGCCCGCGAGCGACACGAACGCCTCGTCATCCCCCTCCCGTGGGCCGAGGTCCGGAACCAGCCGCGTCGCCATGCTGTGGAATAGCACGCCAAGCTCAGCGCCCGCCGCTGAGCAGCGGGGACGCTCGTCGTCTTATCGTCATTGCGGCAACCGCTCGAGATCGCTCCTAATAGACGAATGACGATATGACGAAGAGCGTCCCCGCCCTACTCGCCAGCGATGACGACGCTCCGCCCGAGGCTACTCGGCGGGTCTACGAGGGCATCCCCTGGTAGTGGAGGATATATGCATGCGGAACTTTCGGAGGCTATCCGTCGAGCTCGGACTGAGGTGTTACAAGCTGACTCTGGCCACTTGGAGCTTACATTTCGGGATCAAATCTGGGCAGCTATGGGACCCTATGAGATGGCGCCGGGGAACCGTGCTGTCCGGTGCCCAGGCCTCATTCGACGGACCCGATTATGCGTACTCTGTGTGCAGCGAGTCCTGCCCATATTCTCGAGCGTGCGCCAGGCAGCCAACGAAACGCTCGTGCGTCTGGACGACGAGCCGGGCGCGCTGATGGAGTTTGTGCAGGAATACCTGGAAGGCCGGTACTCCTGGGACGAAGCGTGGAGCCGGTCGATGAGTTTCGTGACTATGCTTCAGCACGATTACGAATTGATGGCGGACCACGTCCGAGCTGCTCTCGTGCTGCATGCGAGTGGAGCTGCGCTAGGAACTGCTCTCAAAGACATGGGAGAGTACGGAGGGGCTACTCTGGACCGTGACCTGGATGCCTGGGATGCGGATGCGTATGCGTGCTGGGCTGAAGTGGGTGTCGAGCCCTGGAAGCCAAGCGGGGCCGTGCAGCGACGTACCTTCTGGATTTGGTACCTCGACAACGCTGTTCCGGCCGCGTTTGAGTCAGCCTAGAACATGTTTCCAGGACGATGACAGACCGTGGCACTGATGGTGCTACAGTCGAACCATCTGAAGTCCACATAAGACTACGCGCCGCCGGCCCCTCAACCCTCTAGCCATGCCGAGCGACTTCAATGCGTCGAAGAATCAACTCACAGTGGGCCGCTCGCCGCTGAGCAGCGGGGACGCTCATCGTCATTGCGGCGACCGCTCGAGATCGCTCCTCATAGACGAATGACGATATGACGAAGAGCGTCCCCGTCCTACTCTTGCAGGGCTCGACCGACGGCGAACTCAGCCAGGAAGTCCGCTACGGCGTCGTTGGGTAGAGGTGAGCCGGCTTCGCTGTCAGGAGACGAGCGAACGACGGTCGCTCCTCCCTCGGAGCACCGGAGCGTCACCACCTCGCCGCGGTAGTTCTCGACCTCGACGAACCCGTCCGACCCGGGTTCGCGAAGGGCCCGCGCGCTGAACCTGGATACGAATGGAAGCTCCATGATGGAGCGCTTGCGGAACGGATGAGTCGTTTCTCCATCGGCCCCGCGCCCCCTCATCTTCAGGACCGGAAACAGCTGCCGGCTGCACGACGGCCGGAGGGAGGGGAGATTCCGGTAGTACCACTTGCCCCCGTACCTTTGTTCGCTCGTCCACACCTCACAGGGGTGGACGGGCTGCAGGATCCAGGTCGTCTCGAGGGGCAGCTCATAGAACATGTGGTGAACGCCATGGCCTATACAGAGCCATGACTCGAAGCGCCCACAGATCGGCGCGAACCCGACGCTATCCACCGGTACGACACACACCCTCCTCCCGGCGACGAGGTCCAGGATCGCGGCTGCCCCCGTCGGGGTCACGAGCTCGGCCCATTGACTCTCGTCCTCATAGTCTTCTGCGAGAACGCTGCCCGACGCGCACCACACGAAGCGGCGCCGTGCGTCCAGCTCGTGTGAACGCGACTCGAGGAAGCCGTCACCTGTGCTCACCTCCTCGGCGTAGTCTTCGAGGACCACACGGAGCCCTCGCATCTCGGCGTTCTGGTCAGTCACGGTGATCTCCATCCGGCTCCCCCCGCCGCTTCGGGGACGATCCTACTTCGTTGTCGAGCTCGCCGGCCTCGGTGTTCAGCCGACGCCGCGTCAACGCAGCCGTCGCTCGCTGAGCAGGGGGGATGAGCAGGGGGGACGCTCATCGTCTTATCGTCATTGCGGCAACCGCTCGAAATCGCTCGTCATGGGCGAATGACGATATGACGAAGAGCGTCCCCGTCCTTTCCCCGTCTATGCCGTTTCCCGCACCTCGCTCTCTACCCCGAGTCGGCTGCGAGCTCAGACAGGTCGCCCACGCGCAGCCGGTCGCGTCGACCGAACACGTGGAGAGGGCCCCCGTCGTGCCACCACAGCTCCAGCGAGTCGACCGTGTCGAGGGAGAGCAACGGGGTCCACTCGGGCCCGGGCGTGGGGTCGTATGCGAGCGTGCTGACCGCCGGGTAGCCCAGCAGGTAGCCCCAGCGCGCCGCCACCGTCGCCCGTTCTCGTTCGCGCCACCATTCGACGAGCGCGCCCGCGAGCTCCGGGGAGGGCCAGTCCGTCCGCTGACACGCGTCGTGCGGGAGATCCATGCCGACCTCGAAGCGCAGCGCGTGCGCATCACCCCCTCGTGTGGCCCCGGTCGGAGGCGCGACCGTCTGCAGACCGTTGTGGTCCCGTAGGTACAGGGCGTGCACGTAGTTGGGATCTTGCCAGAAGAGCTCCGTCTCCTCGTCGTCCGCAACGAAGAAGGCGACGAGCCCCTCACGCGGAAGCGCATCGATGCGCGCAGGGAGCTCCGCGAGGTTCACCTGCAGAAGGAATCGGTAGGGGCCACCCGGATGGCAGGGCCAGGTCGCGCCGCGCGGGAGGTCTGCCGCGCCCCCTCCGATCCGGCTCCGGCCGAGCGACGCTGGCATGCTGGAGGGGAGCAGCTCCACGCGCGGTCGGCTCACTGCGGCGACGTAGTTCCGGTGGGCGCCGACGATGGCCGCCCGCTCGAGGGCGACGTCCAGCTCATCCAAGTTCATGGTCCTCGTCCGAAGGAGAAGTAGAGCTCATCGTCCACGCCCAGGTCCACCCACGACGGCGATCACCCGGCGCCAGGAGCGGGCTCCCGTCGGCGCTTCGGGGACGATCCCATTCATCGTCGAGCTCGCCGGCCCCGGTTCACAGCCGACGCCGCGTCAACGCTTCCGTCGCAGGGGAGGTGAGCGAAAACGGCCCGATCCTCTCATGTCTCGCGTCGGCAGCCACCCCGAAGCTCGACGAACGAACCGGATCGTCCCCTGCGCGCCACCGCCGACGGCGTTTCCGCGGAGACGCTTCAGGGGCTGCGCTCGCTGAGCAGGGGGGACGCTCATCGTCTTATCGTCATTGCGGCAACCGCTCGAAATCGCTCCCAATAGACGAATGACGATATGACGAAGAGCGTCCCCGTCCTTTCCTCGGCGGCGTGTGGTCCGACGGCTGACGCCGACGTGGGATCCCTCGATGGCGTCATCTATATTTTCGATAGGACAGGCGCTCGACGTTGTGCCACCATGCTGCTCATGCGTACAGAGCAGGTTTTCGACCCATCCTCCACGCACCCGCCGCCTGCGCGTCGGCGCGAGGACATCGAGCGCGAGCTGGCCGAGCTGTCGGCGCAGGTGGACGCGGCGAAGCACCGGCAGCTGATGCTCATTCACGAGGCGGACGTGGAGGGCTGCTGGGCGCACACCGGCGCGCGCTCGTGCGTCGACTGGCTCGGCTGGCGCATCGGCATGACGGCGGGCACGGCGCGCGAGCACCTGCGCGTGGCCCGCGCGCTGAAGAAGCTGCCGCTCATCGACGCCGAGATGGAGCGAGGCAAGCTGAGCTACTCCAAGGTCCGCGCGCTGACCCGCGTCGCCACCCCCGAGAACGAAGAGACGCTCTCGGACATGGCGCTCAACAGCACCGCGGCGATGCTCGAGAGGATCTGTCGCGGGGTCAAGCTCGCCAGCCGCGACGAGGACGGCGAGCTGATCGCGGCGCCCGAGCCCGAGCGCTGGGTCAACAGCCGCTGGGAGGGCGACGGCATGACGCGGGTGACCGCGGTGCTCAGCGCGGACGAAGCGGAGCTGCTCATGGAGACGCTGCGCTCGGTGCGCGAGACGATGAAGAGCGACGAGAGCGAGGCGGAGCCGAGCCTGGCCGACGCGCTGGTCCACGTGGCCGAGCAGGCCGCCACCGAGAAGAAGGTGCAAGAGGCGCAGACCCGCACCACCGGCGGCGACGCGCAGATGGTCGTGCTGCACCTCCGCGAGTCGATGCTCGGCGACGGCGTCGTGACCCAGCTCGAGGATGGCTCGCGCGTCTCCGCGGAGACGTTTCGGCGCGTGGCCTGCGACGCCTCGCTGCTCCCGGTCCTGGAGGGCGGGCTGGGCCAGGTCCTGAACGTCGGCCGCAAGACGCGCAGCATCCCGCCCGCCGTCCGCCGCGCGGTCGAGGCGAAGCACGGTCGCTGCTGCAGCTTCCCCGGTTGCACGAGCACGCGCTTCATCCACTTCCATCACGTCCAGCACTGGGCCCACGGCGGCGAGACGAGCGCCAGGAACCTCCTGCCGCTCTGCTCCTTCCATCACCGGCTCGTGCACGAGGGCGGCTGGACGGTGCAGTACGACGGCGTCGGCGCGCCCGAGTTCCGCCAGCCGCAAGGCTCGCCGCTCCCGCCCTGGATGACCATGCCCTCCACCCCGCCCGACGTCATCGAGCGGATGCGAGAGGCGCACGCCGTCTTCGACATCGACGAGGACACGGGCCTCTGCGACTGGGACGGCCACCCGCTCGACCTCTACGCCTGCGTCGACGCCGTGTGTCCCATCGAAGACCGCCCCTTCAGCGCGGCCGAGTACTACGCCGAGCACGGCTTCGGCACCGAGCGCGCGGACGCGTCCGAGACCCCCGCCGAGGCGCTGCAGATCCTCGAGCGCATGATCGCGCAGAGCGGCATGGCCGACGGCGAGCGCGCGCGGCGGCTCAGAGAGAGGCTCCGCGAGCGAGCCCGCGAGGCCACCGCCCTTCAGCACTGACGCGACCCGACCACCGCGCGAGAGGGAGACCAGGCGAGCGCGCTCGTAGGTCAGGGGTGACGTGCTCGACCCCCCGCGCGACGGCTCTCGGTTCCTCTGCGCCTCGGCCTTCGTCGCCGCGACGCTCATCGCCGCGGTGGGCCACGCCCGCGTGCCCGTCGCCCCGGAAGCGCGCGCGCTGCAAGCCCGACTGAGCCGCTGCTGGGACCAGGCCGAGGCCGAGGCGCCGACCATCGTGCGCTACGAGGTCGTCGTCGAGGTCCGCGGCGCGCGCGCCCGGTCGGTCACCGTCGAAGGCCCCGACCTCGCTCAGCTGAGGCCCTGTCTACGAGCGGCGCTGCGCCGCCACGCGTGGCCGGACGGCGCGCACCGCGTGGCCTTCCCGCTCGTGTTCGCACGTCGCACGGATCGCTGACGGCGCTCCGGTGATCATCCGTCCCCGAGCCTCGGGCCCCGAGTCCAACCGCCGGGTCGCGGGCGGCGTTCCCGCGGAAACGTATCAGGTGGGTAGGATCGCCCCTGGGTCGCCCCGCTCCGGGGACGATTCGTCCCAAAGACTCGGGCCCCGAGTCCGACCGCCCGGTCGCTGACGGCGTTCCCGCGGAGACGTTTCACCGGCGCGCCACGCTTCGGGGGACGGGCCCTACCCAGCTACCCGAGCTCGACGAGGTCCGGGCCCGGACTCGGATTCCGCGGCCGGAGTTTGACGAATGAATAGGATCGTCCCCATCCCCGTAGCGGCCCCGCGGAGACGTTTCAGCTGCGGGGGACGACCCTGGGCTCCGGAGTCCGCGGCCGGAGTTTGACGAATGAATATGATCGTCCCCGAGGTCAGCGGGGGCCGGTGCGGCGGCGCAGGGCGGAGGGGCGCTCGGGCTCGGTGGAGACCTCGCGGCTGGCTTCGAAGCGCTCGCGCACGAGGCGGGCCCAGCGGAGGCGCGGGGTGCCGACGCTGCGGAGACGGAGGGTGGTCACGCTGCCGTGGCGCGCGACCTCGGCCGGCAGCTCGAGCGGGCCACGCTCGTCTTCGACCACGAGGGTGACCGCGGCGCGCCACGGGAGGCCGATCTCGTCGAGACCCCGCAGCTCCGCGCTCCGCGCAGACGCCGAGACGATCCGAACCGGCACCCTGATGACCGTGCCACGCGACTCCACACAGACGACCCCGTTCACGCTGCCTCCAGTCCGCCATTCGTCCCCCGAACGGCGCGCGGACGCTATCGGGGCATGCCCCACAGAGGCGGATCGAGCCCGCGCCTGGAGACCATCGAAGCAGACAGTGTGGTGCCTTGGAGGTGCGAAAGCCCATTTCCGCCCTC
This window encodes:
- a CDS encoding DUF1963 domain-containing protein, with protein sequence MDELDVALERAAIVGAHRNYVAAVSRPRVELLPSSMPASLGRSRIGGGAADLPRGATWPCHPGGPYRFLLQVNLAELPARIDALPREGLVAFFVADDEETELFWQDPNYVHALYLRDHNGLQTVAPPTGATRGGDAHALRFEVGMDLPHDACQRTDWPSPELAGALVEWWRERERATVAARWGYLLGYPAVSTLAYDPTPGPEWTPLLSLDTVDSLELWWHDGGPLHVFGRRDRLRVGDLSELAADSG
- a CDS encoding Imm5 family immunity protein → MHAELSEAIRRARTEVLQADSGHLELTFRDQIWAAMGPYEMAPGNRAVRCPGLIRRTRLCVLCVQRVLPIFSSVRQAANETLVRLDDEPGALMEFVQEYLEGRYSWDEAWSRSMSFVTMLQHDYELMADHVRAALVLHASGAALGTALKDMGEYGGATLDRDLDAWDADAYACWAEVGVEPWKPSGAVQRRTFWIWYLDNAVPAAFESA
- a CDS encoding DUF222 domain-containing protein, with the translated sequence MRTEQVFDPSSTHPPPARRREDIERELAELSAQVDAAKHRQLMLIHEADVEGCWAHTGARSCVDWLGWRIGMTAGTAREHLRVARALKKLPLIDAEMERGKLSYSKVRALTRVATPENEETLSDMALNSTAAMLERICRGVKLASRDEDGELIAAPEPERWVNSRWEGDGMTRVTAVLSADEAELLMETLRSVRETMKSDESEAEPSLADALVHVAEQAATEKKVQEAQTRTTGGDAQMVVLHLRESMLGDGVVTQLEDGSRVSAETFRRVACDASLLPVLEGGLGQVLNVGRKTRSIPPAVRRAVEAKHGRCCSFPGCTSTRFIHFHHVQHWAHGGETSARNLLPLCSFHHRLVHEGGWTVQYDGVGAPEFRQPQGSPLPPWMTMPSTPPDVIERMREAHAVFDIDEDTGLCDWDGHPLDLYACVDAVCPIEDRPFSAAEYYAEHGFGTERADASETPAEALQILERMIAQSGMADGERARRLRERLRERAREATALQH